In Carya illinoinensis cultivar Pawnee chromosome 16, C.illinoinensisPawnee_v1, whole genome shotgun sequence, a single window of DNA contains:
- the LOC122298924 gene encoding cytochrome P450 84A1-like, protein MDSLLQAGLGSLSLAIFLMIIIPLLFLLGLVFLVQRKLPYPPGPKGLPIVGNMGMMDQLTHRGLAKLAKEYGGIFHLRIGYLHMVAVSNPEVARQVLLVQDSIFSNRPATIAIKYLTYDRADMAFAHYSPFWRQMRKLRVMKLFSRKRAESWESVREEVDATVRTVASNTGEPVNIGELVFELTKNIIYRAAFGTKSHEGQDPLLLKNK, encoded by the coding sequence ATGGATTCTCTCTTACAAGCTGGTTTGGGATCTTTGTCCCTGGCAATCTTCCTTATGATCATCATCCCCTTGCTGTTCTTGTTGGGTCTGGTTTTTCTTGTCCAAAGAAAGTTGCCATATCCGCCGGGGCCTAAAGGGTTGCCGATCGTCGGAAACATGGGGATGATGGACCAGTTAACACACCGGGGCCTGGCCAAATTGGCGAAGGAATACGGTGGAATCTTTCACCTCCGGATAGGGTACTTACACATGGTGGCCGTGTCGAACCCTGAGGTGGCGCGCCAGGTCCTTCTGGTTCAGGACAGCATCTTCTCCAATCGTCCTGCCACCATAGCCATCAAGTACCTCACCTATGACCGTGCAGACATGGCCTTTGCTCACTACAGTCCCTTCTGGCGACAGATGCGAAAGCTCCGCGTCATGAAGCTGTTCAGCCGCAAAAGAGCAGAGTCGTGGGAGTCCGTGCGAGAGGAGGTCGACGCGACTGTGCGTACCGTGGCATCCAACACCGGAGAGCCGGTGAACATCGGGGAGTTGGTATTTGAACTGACGAAGAATATAATCTATCGGGCAGCTTTTGGGACGAAGTCGCACGAGGGACAGGACCccttgttattaaaaaataaataa